aataactaaaacaaacagATAATCTTATAGAGGTTCAACTTGCGAATCATTATTAAGAAAACTGTTTGATAACAACGATATTGAGATCAATTCTTGTTATATCTGAGATCAATTCTTGTTATCTGTTGCTAAACAATGAGAACAATCCATGTAATTTCTGTATTAAGTACGAAAAATGCAATATGATAAATCACATGTGTCATTACTCATTAGTCAATAATATTAGTACAAACTTCCATTTTGCTACttgtggtttggtcgttttaacggttttgccccaaacctttaaaaatagcaattttgctccaatagtttactatgttatttccattttgctccccgcctctaactccatccaaattgtttctTACTTGAAAGGGTATTCTGGTAACTTCAaaatagagaaaaatgcccggatagtccctgtggtttcgccttttttcacttatagtccccaactttctaaaattacctgaatagtccccaagttttcattttttgttcccggatagtccctgggtctaacttcagtttgttttctctgttaagagggtgtgaaatgacagaaataccctttccttaaaaggccaaaccatagggactatccgggcatcttcttcatatttatttataaaaccccatcaccacacttcatcttcaacctccacccaccatcaccctcctccaccctccaccatcaccgccacccACCCGCAGACGGCGGCGCCGCTGTCGCCATCGTTCCTCTTCCCCCGATGCACGCTCTCTCTCTATTCCTAACAACACAGCCAAGTATCATCTTTCACTCTCCTCCCTCTCGATTACTACATACAGACAACCAAAAACATAAAATCCTCATTTGCCTTCTCCTTCCTCTCGACTGATACCCGCAAAGCCATTGGAGCCAAACACCGGCCGATGACCGGTAGCTCCCCACTCCGACGAAAGAAAAGGGAGCGTCGCACGCGGCGGGGGTGCGGCGACAGAACCGGAACAGGAAGAAAGGGagacgagagagagagaccgGAGATCGGAGACGCGGAAGGAACGGCGGAGACGCCGGCTTGCCAGCAACTGCTCATCGAAGGCGGGTTACTGGTCTCCGACGAGCTTCCGAGTGGTTGAAGATGGTGTGATATTGAAGATGGGCGGGGAAACCATTTATCGCAGTGATATTGCGATGAGCTTCCAAGTGGGTCTCATTTTCCACCCCTATATCCTCTGTTCTTCAACCGTAGGAGTTTAATTTGAGAAATTTGCATAAATTGGTCTTGTaaatgttaaaaagtttgaaTTATAGTTTGTATTTTTGAAGAAAATTAATCAAACTGGTTCCATTTCAGAAAGTTTTCACATGAAAGTTCATGAACATTCCAATAACCCAGAATCCCCCTCCTATCTTTTACCCAAATTCCAATTCGGAAAACATATAAAAAAGTGAATAGCTTTTTTACAAATTTCAACAGATAGAGGAACAGGGGATTAGAATTTCAACTTAATTTCAATAAAGTGGAATCTTTTTGAAGAAATTGCAGTTAATGTACACTATGACGGCTCAATAAAGTGAGCTTTTGCTTGTGGATtcaacattttgatttgaattCAGAGTAGTGGTGTTTGTGTTGTGGAGTCGCAGGGTCATTTGGATTTTGGAACCTGGattcattaatgcataaagaTGAAGGTGAGATGGGGTGAACACTAGAGATATTAGAGAGAGAAGTGAGAGGGAGATGGGGAATCCTCGACAGGTGGGAAATGGGGGCTTTAGAAAGTAAAGGTCGGTTCGGGACCGAGCCCAACTTTTATCGCAGTTGGCCTTTAGACGGGCGAGTTTTCTCTGAAactgtggcggtgatggtggagggtggaggagggtgatggtgggtggaggttgaagatgaaatgtggtggtggggttttataaataaatatgaagaagatgcccggatagtccctatggtttggccttttaaggaaagggtatttctgtcatttcacaccctcttaacagagaaaacaaactgaagttagacccagggactatccgggaacaaaaaatgaaaacttggggactattcaggtaattttagaaagttggggactataggtgaaaaaaggcgaaaccacagggactatccgggcatttttctcttcaaaataaaaatcatttattaattttttaaatctgttattgtttttttaatgATATTTAAAATGAATTATAATAATCATTTATTCAATTTCATCAAATCTTATAAATATTCTTTTGACTTTCTTGTCATTTACAGCTAACAACATTCATCACCTTCATTTACAACATTCAACGCCACAATTCATTCAACATCACAGTTCATTCACAACATTCAACACCGTCGGACCTCAGTACCACCTCTCCCCCTCCCAAGGCTACAATACGACGACCACCACCTGCTATCACGACTagcccaccaccaccatcatccaccatttAATGTTCTATTGAAGAATCATTACCGCCGTCGGACCTCGGTACCACCTTCGTCGGAGCTAATCGACACCACTGTCATCGGTACCACCTTCGTCGGAGCTAATCGGCACCACAGTCGTCGGAGCTAATTGCTTAAAGATCTTATAATCGGCCAAGGTTAGGTGTAATTTCCGGTCAAATCTTGTCACAGATCTCGTTTATGGAGTTAGATGTTTGCTTTATCGAGTTTTGTGTTTAGAGGTGGGGTGATTTTGAGAGACGGTGGTGGGATTCGACGGTGGTGGGTTTTTTAAGGAAGATGTCAGCGGTGGTAGGTTTTCAGGGAAGATGTCGGTGGTGGTAGGTTTTTTGGGGAAGATGTCGGCGGTGGAGGTGGTACAATGGTGGTTGTGTGTTGATGGCAGGTTGTGGTGGTTGATTAGGTGGTGCTGGTTGTAGGTGTTAATGGTGGCGGCAGGTTGGTGTAGGTGGCTGATTGTTGGTGTTGGTGGCCGGTTGTGGTGGTTATTGGTGCATGTAGCAGGTGGCGGTGGCTGTTAGGGTTGATGGTGAGGTGGTGAGggttggtggcggtggtggttgtTGGTGATGGAGAAAAGAGAGGGTGTAGAGAGAGAAGATAGACGGTAGAGAGAGACATGATCAGATATGggttttattatatattattatttaatgagttaattgctcggatggtccctgtggtttcatgttttttcacgtttagtccccacattttgaaaatagcatgtatgctccctatggtttgtcattttgttactcggatagtcccccaacatttactctggggactatccgagtaacaaaatgacaaaccatagggagcatacctgctattttcaaactaactgacatctactcagggactatccgagtaacaaaatgacaaaccatagggagcatacctgctattttcaaaaggtggggactaaacatgaaaaatgttgaaaccacagggaccatccgagcaattaactcttattTAATTTAGTATAGTCTTTATTTATagttttactaaaatacccttacttTTATACTTGTAGTTACTAAAATGTTTCAAgtaacaaacaatttggatggagttagaggcggggagcaaaatggaaataacatagtaaactattggagcaaaatggctatttttaaagatttggggtaaaaccgttaaaacgaccaaaccacacggagcaaaacgaaagtttactcttATATTAAATTACACCTTTAAGTTTATTCATTCATGGCAACACGAGAGTCAAAACTTTCTAATATAATATTACACGTTTTGCACTTTCATAAGTTTATTCATTCATTGCAATTTGCAACAAAGCTGACCCACACGCACAGTCAAGATTCCGCGGTAACAATAGTCAATGGATAAACCATAAACCtgctatatatataaaatgaacACAAGTTCACAACTCATTCACTCATTTTGCTAACACATCAATTTTTAACCATGGAAATAACAAAGTTTCACACCCGAAACATCACCGGATCCCTCTACGAGTCACGGAGGATCATCTTGTCCAGATTCGGTCACTTCCTTACCTTATCCCTCTTCTTCCTccctctttctttctctctcaccAGGTACACCTTGTCCAGATTCAGCCTCCCCGACGAACCCTATACGTTAGTCTACATCGAAGATCATTCAAACCATCAAAAACATGTAACTTATTATCTCTTCTACACCCTACTCATTCATGTTCTCGCTCTATGTGCCATAGGCACGATCACCTACAGCACACACCATGCTTTCTTTGGTAAGCCGGTCAAGATCGTCGACGCCCTCAAGTCCCTAACCTTCTCCTTCTTCCGGCTCGCTTCCACCATAATCGCAGCGTACATTCTTGTGGTTATGATCACCCTAAGTGTCATCCTTTTTGTTGCAACAGTTATCATGTTGGTACATAACTTAGGGTTTATTGATA
The sequence above is drawn from the Helianthus annuus cultivar XRQ/B chromosome 12, HanXRQr2.0-SUNRISE, whole genome shotgun sequence genome and encodes:
- the LOC110892542 gene encoding uncharacterized protein LOC110892542, whose protein sequence is MEITKFHTRNITGSLYESRRIILSRFGHFLTLSLFFLPLSFSLTRYTLSRFSLPDEPYTLVYIEDHSNHQKHVTYYLFYTLLIHVLALCAIGTITYSTHHAFFGKPVKIVDALKSLTFSFFRLASTIIAAYILVVMITLSVILFVATVIMLVHNLGFIDIDYYSVYFPAIMGVSLLVVIICFPVNWSLAFAVVVVESKWGFAPLIRSSYLAKGMRSVSRLVRLYFVVFVVFVGLMVMTCSANVMALTMIGSIVVTMLLLWIIAANTVLYNYCKALHGELELEAVEGFGHDYMNLPSDVVKVPHVVSVVTA